In Labrus mixtus chromosome 22, fLabMix1.1, whole genome shotgun sequence, the genomic window CTGAGCgggctgctgcaggagctcagGGAGGTACTGTACTCAAGGAGGAACTGTTCTGAGGTGTACTGAGGGAGGTGTACAGAGGGAGGTGTACAGAGGGAGGTGTACTGAGAGAAGTGTACAGGTGTACAGAGGGAGGTGTACAGAGGGAGGTGTACAGAGAGAGGTGTACAGAGAGAGGTGTACAGAAGGAGGTGTACAGAAGGAGGTGTACAGAGGGAAGTGTACAGAAGGAGGTGTACAGAAGGAGGTGTACAGAGGGAGGTGTACAGAAGGAGGTGTACAGAGGGAGGTGTACAGAGGGAGGTGTACAGAGAGAAGTGTACAGGTGTACAGAGGGAGGTGTACAGAGGGAGGTGTACAGAGGGAGGTGTACAGAGAGAAGTGTACAGGTGTACAGAGGGAGGTGTACAGAGGGAGGTGTACAGAAGTAGGTGTACAGAAGGAGGTGTACAGAGGGAGGTGTACAGAAGGAGGTGTACAGAGGGAGGTGTACAGAAGGAGGTGTACAGAGGGAAGTGTACAGGTGTACAGAGGGAGGTGTACAGAGGGAGGTGTACAGAGGGAGGTGTACAGAGGGAGGTGTACAGGTGTACAGAGGGAGGTGTACAGAGAGAAGTGTACAGGTGTACAGAGGGAGGTGTACAGAAGGAGGTGTACAGAGGGAGGTGTACAGAGGGAGGTGTACTGAAGGAGGTGTACAGGTGTACAGAGAGATATGAACAGGGGGAGGTGTGAGGGATATCATATGAGAAGTAGAAAGAGCGTTACCACATGAGTTCAGCTGAGCACACAGTTACTTCTCGTGTCTTTCTTGAGTTATCCGTGTTGTACAGTAAGCAGCGTGCGTCTCCAGCTCTGTGTCCCTGCTCTGTctcagcagggcaacgagatgttggagctgcagaggaGTCGCATGCGAGAGGAGATCCGGGAGTACAAGTTTCGAGAAGCTCGGCTCCTCCAGGACTACacggagctggaggaggagaacatcTCGCTGCAGAAGCTGGTGTCCACGCTCAAACAGAACCAGGTGATTCACACTGACAGCATCTCCTGCAGCGTGGCTCGTTGGAAAAGCAACCAAAACACTGACTTGTAGAAACTGCAGGAAAGTGCACGAGCTACATGGTGGACTCGCTGCTCGGCTGCAGCAAAAAGAAACAATTGAAAAAGTTCATTACTCTTCAGAGACGATGCTTACAAAGCTGTGTCTGTccactgtctgtgtctgtgtttacatttctcacctgtcaatcaatccTGCCCGGCAGCCCGCCATTAAAGACagttaaagacacaaaagttaAGAATAATTTATTCttatcaaaatatttttttttttttgaaaaactgaaaagtttCAGCGACTGCAAAAGAAGACGaggaaaacataaacacacaatatataaacacagagtgTATTTTCAGTCTCTGCCTTTtggagaaatgtgtttgtttatgcatcgctgtttgtttgtatcaggAAGGATGGAGCTTCAGTCACCTCTCACCTCCTACGCTGGTTCCAAGCTAAGAGACAGAGGCTTTAACAAAACTGTTACAGAACAAAGACCACCACCCACCGCCCCCATCTGAGGAGATTTGTGTTGTTGCACGTGGTTTAGTCTGTCTAAACGTCGGCATATTTTAGCTTTACTAAGTCAACCACATGTCCCAAAGTTAGTTCTGATGGTCGGTGTGCGAACCGATCTACTGTCAGGAAACTTTAATGTGAAAATCTGCAGGAAGTGATGATGACAAACAAAGAAGTTACACTCAGGCTGAGCTCTCCTGGAGCTTTAACCTGCGCACTCACACCATCATTAACTTTACTTTATACTTTTAAGGTTACAGTTTTATACCTAATCCAGATATTAACCCATCAATCGCTGGTTTAGGTGGAGTATGAAGGCCTGAAACATGAGATAAAGGTCcttgaggaggagatggaggtcCTGAACAGCCAGCTGCAGGACGCTCTGCGGCTGAAGGACATATCAGACGGTCAGCTGGAGGAGTCGCTGGAGTCTCTGAAGAGCGAGCGCGAGCAGAAGAACCACCTGCGCAGGGAGCTCGTGCACCACCTCAGCATGTGTGATGTAGCCTTCACCGGCAGCGCCCACCTGACCTTCACCTCCGCCCCGCCCAGCGGCAACGCCACCCCGACTACTCTGATGTCCCCCAACACAGAGGAGCCAAGCAGGTGACttaaacacacaggaaacaatGTGGAAAGATACGTGAGGTTTAtgagacagcctctagtggacactggaggaactgcagctgtaaagttagacattttaacatggggctctatggggactgactcactgcaggagacagactctagtggacactggaggaactgcagctgtaaagttagacattttaacatggggctctatggggactgactcactgcaggagacagactctagtggacactcgaatCATGTTTTAGTTAAAGCACTGCATTGTCAAAGATCGGATTCTATTATTTGAAGAGTTTGCTCTCACTGTACCGTGTTTCTAAATCTCCCTCAGTCCTGTGGATCTCCGGGATTTAaagactctctctcctctctctcgttGTCCTGTCAGGTGTAACGGTCACCTGCAGGGTGGGACTGCAGCAGGGACAGCAGCCGGGTCGGGGTCCAGGTCCAACGGAGAGTACCGGGCGTCGGGTCGTAAAGCTGAGGGGGCGTCAACAGCGGACCTCTTCAGTGAGCTGAACCTGACGGAGATCCAGAAACTCAAACAGCAGCTGATGACGGTGAGTGGGCTTTCCATTTTTACTGGAGGAAAAAGACAGCATGAGGGACTTAAAGTTGTATGAAACGGTTCATTTCAGACACgttttgtctcttttatttcccGTCTTCAGTGCCGGCTTGGCCCATAATCCAATATGCGACTCCCTCTTTGTGAAAAGCTTTTGAATAATTTACAGTAAAGCCGTGCTGACAGACAGTATTCCCTCTGCGTAGAgccctctgtctctcactgtctctctttgcctcctcccacacacactcaccacacAGCTGTATATtgtgttcatacacacacacacacacacccacgttCAGTTCCTGCAGGTGTAATCCCATCCCTCCCTGCTCCCAGCAGCCGCTCTGATTGGCCGAGCAGCGAGAAGGGCTTATTTTTATCTCAGCTGACACACGACACTATCGATCGGCAGAGGGCTCGCTGTCACTGCTGCCGTCTGAGCGgctctttgttcatttttataaatacatttctgcaCTACAGCATCGTTTCTAAACACCCAGTCACTCGTCACTCACTGGGAAGAAGCTGACTACCATCGAGTTACGGGCTAGAGTTgtttctgtaaacatgttttcctGTCTGTGAAAAAAGTCGGTGGTTGTCTCCCAAAGCTCAACCTGACGTCCTCAATGTCATGACTTGTCCACATCCCCGAAAATATTCAGTTTACTGTAACATAGGAGGAAAGAAACCCGACAATAGCAGCATTAACAAGCTGACATCCCCCGACCCTCGAAAAACGTAATCGATGACCTCAAATGGAACCTGATTGAACAGTTGTAGTGTTGACATGGAGAACACGGCgacaacaggagaacaacattGTTCCTGTTAGGGGGTCACATGACCTCCTCAGTGTGATCGTGCCGCTGGAGAGGCGTTTTCCGTTGGTGCTTTTTGTCCATGTCTGCCTTAACTGACGgcagagaaagacaagaaaacatgtgAAGAGAGAGACTTAAAGTCGGACctctgagaagaagaagaagaagaaagtttcACTTGAAATTTTTTGTGTGACAGTGTTCAGGTTTAGGTTTCTGgtctccctcctctgctctaATCCTGGGGGTCAATTATGAGACTTTTCCTCTGTCTTGATCAGGGTTTCAACTCATGTGCAATGATTCCTGTTGACTATTTTCTCCATAAATCAATTAACTGTTTGTCTCTTAATTTCACAAATTGCTGAAAAGTGTTGATGAGTGTCTTCCAAAGATGATGTCCACACCTCAAAGAGATTCAGTTAAGTGTCACGTAGGAGGAAAGAAACCAGAAAACATCAACGTTTAATGAGATGAAATCAGAAAATTAGacccaaaaaagaaaacccaaaTAGAAATGAACTTAAAGCTGTAATACTGAACTAAAATCACTCGGCTGTGTGACAAACTAATCTTCATTATGTATTCAAATGGCCGACACAGTGTGCTGTTATGTTGCTGGAGGCTTTGTCAGCCTTCACTGCCAGCAGAcgttgtagagacaggacacacggggagagagacaaaaagtTGAGCCGAGTTCGGCTTGTGTTGCCAGACAAACCGGGGCTCTGCTCGAGCCGTGTGCATTCAGACGTTAACTGTGCCAGCTCTGTGGTCACCACACACTGTGGCgctcaaatcaaacatttatacATCTCATCTCTAGTAAGACTGAAATGTGCACACGcgttctttctccctctccatcGATGGCTCCACCGTGCTCCCTTCCTCCCTACGTCCGTAACCTTGGTGTCGTCTTTGATCAAACCCTCTCCTTcatcaccaaaacagcctttcaCCTACTCAGAAACATCGCCCCGCCATCGTCCATCCCTCTCCTTTTCAACCGCTTAGACCCTCACACACCCATTCGTCACTTCCAGACTGGAGTCCTGCAACCGTCTCATCTACGGTTCATCGTTCAAAACACTCAAGAAGCGACAAAGTATCCAGAATTCTGCTGCTCGccttctcacacactcccgcaaCCATGACCACATCAGCCCCGTCCTTCATAacctcacctacaaagccctccataaCCTGGCTGTTAATTACAAGTTTCTACAATGGTGACATGTAAACCATGATACATAGAGATCTACTCTGTCGTCCATATATGATCACTTCTAATTCCAATAAAACAAGATGGTTACTGCAATCCCAAAGTCAAAGCGTCAGAGATAAATGAGGGATGTCATCTGTCAGAGTCTGGTAAACTGTACCCTTACTGTATTCTGTGTTGTTCCTCATGGTtgctgctgccccctgcaggttGAACGTGAGAAAGCAGCCCTGACGTCCAGCCTGCAGGAGTCCCAGACTCAGCTCCAACACACCCAGGGGGCCCTGACGGAGCAGCACGAGAAGACCCTCCGCCTGAGCCAGAGGGTCATTACCCTCCGCCGCCTGCATCGTCGGGCCCAGCTCCACCAGGAGGCCTACAGCAGCACCACCCTCCACCCCGAGGCCCTGATGGAGCTGAACCGGGATGAGGGGGAggcagcggaggaggaggagggaaaaccagaggaggaggagaagagtgaGACTCTAAACAAAAGTCAGGTGTTTTCATATCAGACGCCCGGTCTGGAAATCATGCAGTGTAAGTACCGTGTAGCTGTGACGGAGGTGGTGGAGCTCAAGGCGGAGGTGAAGGCGCTCCATGACAGACTGGCTCAGAGTGCAGCGGAGGAGAAGCCGAGGAGAAACAGTCTGCTCCAGAAGATGGAGAGGCAGGTGGCCTCGCTGGAGAAGAGCTGCAGGGAGGGACGGGAGAAGGTAACGCGCCATGACCACTCTGTTTATAAAGCAATCAGACACAGCTACTGAGAAAGggtcttctctttctctcctctaaGATTTCCTCCCTGGAGGCGGCGTTACAGACAGCTCAGTcatcagccaatgagagccAGGGGGCGTTGACCGCAGCTCAGGACGAGTTGGTGACGCTAAGCGAGGAGCTGGCCCAGCTGTACCACCACGTCTGCCTGTGCAACAACGAGACGCCGAACCGCGTCATGCTGGACTACTACAGGTCTGCtggatgagtttttttttactctgagcAAGATAACTCGGTTACACTGATCCTACTGTGATCAATCAGAGAAGCCGTCCTGAAATTGATCGTCCGACAGGGAAAGTTTCAGGCTGTGAACAACTCTCTCTGCCTGAAATTTCTAGaacttttcaggagtgcatgtagACAAACGGTTTCTTTTGCTTTCAAAGGTTTGCAGGTCAAGACAAACCAGAACATCCAAAAATGTTCGACATCCTAGACTTGATACGCGTAATTCAGATGATGAAATTTAATATTTGCTGCCAATCAGTAGTACAAAAGGGTGCAGAAGAGGGAGGCTCAGACTGCAGCTCGGTGTCTGCTGCGGATCTCCACTAAATGTTCTGCAGGTTAAAgaatctccttctctctgtttttgttccagACAGGGCCGAGGGCTCAGAGGCCTCAGCGCCAGTCTTAAAGCCATGTCTTCAGACAACAGCAAGGTTCTCCTCACACCTCGCCTCGCCCGGCGACTGGCCGCTGTCGCCTCCTCAACGTTGACTCCTGCGGAGTCCCGGAGCCCCTCGGAGTCTCCATCAAGAGAGCCCCTATCGAGGGAGGGGggcaaagaggagaaggagggggacaGGGAGAGTCTCCAGGTCCCCTCTGAGCAGAGCCTGCCTCCAACCCGCTCACCCAGCATCAgtgcctcttcttcatcctcatcctcatcctcgcCCGCCCTGGAGCCAGCCGGTGAGCTGCGCAGGGAGCCAATGAACATCTACAACCTCAACGCCATCATCAGAGACCAGGTACCACACAGATTGTCCTCATATCCATCTTAAAGCTACTTTACTGGTCGTCAGGTTCTGCAAAAATGAAGCAGACCTTCTGTATGCTTTTCACTTCAGCGCCTCTCGTTTTTCCTTTCCACCAGGTGAAGCACCTCCAGCGGGCAGTGGACCGATCTCTGCTGCTGTCCAGGCAGAGAGCTGCAGCCCGAGAACTGGCTCCTCTCCTGGATAAAGACAAGGAGAGCTGCCTGGAGGAGATCCTGAAGCTCAAGTCTCTGCTGAGCACCAAGAGAGAGCAGATCGCTACGCTCAGGCTGGTGCTAAAGGCCAACAAACAGGTGGGAAACATCAGGTGATCACGTTCATATGGAGGGAATGATAGCGACAACTGTAAGCAACCAAAATATTTCGATAAAGGTTTCACTGAAGCAACAAACCAGGGAGGAGGATTTGTGCAGATGAAGTGTGCAGCTGTATAATCTAGGAAAATCACAGGATACTATAAAAAGGCCCAGATCAGGTTTGGATGAGGTCAGTTTCATCACTGGTTCCAGTTTGGTACGCATCTACTAACCGAACTAACGGTGTTATGTATGACAAGTCCTATTCTCTATCAGTTCTAgaattgttttcatcatttcGATTGCCTCATCTCAATCgtatctttttctgtgtgtgtgtggaaacagCTCCCTCTGATGGGTTTAGTGCAGCTTTTAGTGAATGAGTCCATCAGTTTATAGTCTCTATGTTTACAGGCTTCCCTGAAAAACATCCACGAATACGACTAATTGAAGCGCTCACTTGGCTGTCCCAACCGTTCCTCCTCTGCGATCAGTTCATATCGCCTGTTTTATACTCCTGAGGAAAGCAGAGGCTACAGCTAACACTACAGATCAAACAGATCCCTGACACTCACAGCTGCTCTGTGCATTCATATTTGGGTGTGGCACATTTAAAGGCAGAGtaggtcattttctaaaactagcatggttttgaaagtagcattccctcagtacCCCGTCTGCAAGTCTTTAAGTCAAGTGAGACTTTTGCATTTGTAGCAGCAGATGTGGGAAGAGCACCCTTCATGTGATTATAAACCTCTGCAAACACCgtttgtgttctctgtgttcatccagacagcagagggcgctctggCCAACCTGAAGAGTAAATACGAGGCGGAGAAGTCGATGGTGACCGACACTATGATGAAGCTGAGGAACGAGCTGAAGGCCCTTAAGGAGGACGCCGCCACTTTCTCGTCTCTGCGGGCCATGTTTGCCACCAGGTCAGAGATCCACTTATCTCACTATGAGTCAGACGGCTGTGTTATGGGAAACATGTCGTTTACACTGATGAAGACATAGAGCAGTTCCCGTTAGCCCCACTCATGAGTGCCCAAAAAATATCAATGAAAGCAGCTTAAAGTTGGAAAAATGAGGTTTCTCCAGTTATCGGCTAAATGTCTTATTGTAGGAACATGTGTTAGCTACGTTTTCtctcaatcaaacaatcaacaCACTTTTTAATCTTAAAGGATTATGTTCATATTTTGGGAGATAAGCCAATTCACTTCTTAAGAGATGAGAAGATCAATACCACTCTTGTGTCTGCACAGTTAATGTGAAGCTTCAGCCAGTTAGGGCTGAGCAAATGGGAATTCACCAACGTTACATTGTGACTAACGAGCTCCCAGACTGTCCgtgtctgtttatttctgtgattGATGTTTTAATGCTTTTCTTCATCATCGGTGGTGTGGAAATATCAGATTTCCAAGCATGTAAGCAACAATATTCAGTTATCAAATCCCAGCGCAGCACAGTGGCTCAAACGGCAGCAGAGCAGGTTGAGCTATAAAGTCGCCATCGTCTGGTTTGAGAGTGGTTCAGCAGACTTCACTGATGGTCAGTAGAGCATCCAGCATCTGGAGTCTTCCTGCCCTCCTCAATGCTGTGCGGCATCACACTGCCTTTGGTATTATTTACCCATCTCCACTCCATCAGTGACTTCTGTGTTCACTTTGAGTCTCAGTTTACAACTTGCCATGCTGTTGCCCCTGCTACAACAACTagcttaaataaaaacatgattatgACCCCACCGCCAAACGGCCAGCATCTATTGCCGTTGTATACTTTGGACATCGTGACTGCAGAGTTAGTAGTCATTACCAAAGCCTACGGGCAGCTCCTGActatcaaaacacaaaaaactgaAGACGATAACTGCTTTGCTGGTGCTCACCAACCAGGACTTCTAACTTTAATGTAACGTCTTATACAGTAGCTTATGTTATGGTGCGTTCCCTTTGATCTCGTAAGCTGATAAATACCAATTTGCCAGTTAGATACGTCAGCAGGAACGCCCCCTGAAGTCAGAACTCCGACTCAGAAACTCAAAGGAACTTCATCACCCAAGctcaaaatccaacatggcttcTCCATTGGCTGTCCATTACAGTGTTTATGAGCAACTTAGTCTTGTTTTTGTATAATTCAATTAAGCACATCGACAGTATTGTGAATGTTGTCATGTTGCTTTCGTGGCAAACTATCACGTAGTGTGTTGTCATCGCTTGGTGtaagctaacaaaacaaaggtactcccggagggtccatgttgcttttccaaCTTGTCGCCAACTCGTCACTGGACTGGACATCATTCCCAACTCTGACATCCGActtccgaggtaaatggaacgcaccatgaGGCAGCACGGTGGCGCCATCAGGCAGGTGCTGTCGCCTCATAACAtaaaggttcctggtttgaatccccagtCAAGCAGGGAGCCTTTCTGTGCAGAGTGTGCGTTCATagtccggcttcctcccacagtccaaagacatgctcgttaggctAATTGGTGACTCAAAATTGTCCGTAAGTGTGAtattgtctgtctctatatgtcagctctgatTGGCTTGTGATCCGTCCATGGTATACCCTGCCTCTCGCCTAATGACAGCAGGGATTGGAAtcatagataatggatggatggttgtgTTAGTCCAAGAAACCCTCATGAGAATGATATCGATCTTCTCATCCTCCAACAAAGGAAACACCAGTACTTCCCAAAAAGTGTCCCAAACAGTTAGACTTGATCTTTACTGTCTCATTTCCACATTTGTCTTCACCAGTTTTGactctctcttcatcttcccCTCTGCTGACACCTTGTTCTGTCTTTAGGTGTGACGAGTATGTGACCCAGCTGGATGAGATGCAGAGGCAGCTTGCTGCGGCTGAGGACGAGAAGAAAACTCTGAACTCCCTCCTGCGGATGGCCATCCAGCAGAAACTGGCCCTCACGCAGCGCCTGGAGGATTTGGCCTTCGATCAGGAGCAGACCCACCGCACCCGTGGTAGCCGGCTGACCCGCAGGAAGACCATCACCCCCAAAGTAAGTCACCCTGCCTCGGCTTCGGCATCTGACCCAACCCAAGGGTCCACTTCTGCTTTGGCCCCTGTCAGCCTCTCACTTTCCAGCCTTACTAGTCCTACTTCAATCCTTGATGACCCCTCAGCGCCCCTCAGCCCGTCTATGGTcagtgcagctgctgcagctcttgCCTCAGCGCTCGCCTCCCCTTCTTCGCACTTACCCCCTCGTAGTCCTTCATCACAAGCAGTCGCTTCATTGGCTGGTCCTCTTTCGCAAGAGAGCCCTCCATCTTTAGAGGCCCCCTCCTCTACCTCAACACGGACCCAGCCCTCAACCCCTATGAAGCTGGCTCACTCCCAGTGGACCCTGGGGGTGCGGACGTTTGTGGTCGACTCCCACAGTTACAGTGTCAACATCTCCCCCACTCTACCCCATAGCTCAAGCATCTGCAGACACTACACCCCTGACACTCATACCTCCCCGccatcctcctccaccaccaccaccaccacaaggCCCACCCAGCCGGGATcggccccctcctctccctaTCGATCCCCCATTTTGGGGCTCAGGCGCTCCACATGGAGCCCCTCAGCCCGAACCCGGCCCTTATCCACTCTGTCTCGCTCTTCTGCTTTCCATACTCCTTCCTTATCCTCCCCTtactcctcctcccccttccccACCTCCACCCACAACTACTCCTCTGCCTACTACAGCTCCTCTTCTGGTTTTACCCCCTCCAGCCCCTACCTCGCATCAagctccccctcctcctacACCCACTCCTCCCACTACACGCCCCTCTACCCCAGATATTACAGTTCTTACCGGCCCCGACACTAACTGTCCTTTACTACAAAAGCTTTCCACCAGGCTCCTTATTGACACCAAAAACTGGAACGCCCGTCGTTTTTCTCCCCTGAGAGAGTAGCGgctcacagagaggaggacacaatGGTTTTCTGTTTCCAGTGCCTAAGCTTTGGCCGATGGGTTCTGAATGTTCAGTGACTTTGCTCAGGGATTTGACATGAGGAGCACAAGCAGCCCTGCCTTCCTTTTATTCTGAGGCTGCTGATTGGTCCGCAGGAGGACGTTAATAGAGACTTTTTCATGAGAGTTTTTAGAATTTAGGCTTTCAGGTGGAGATAACACATGCATGGAGTAATTCAATCACTCAGACGTTGACTGGACACTCGGCGGACACTTTCATGACACATTTAATTCCGTCTTTCTTCTGTATTCGCTGTAATATCCACTCTGTTTCAAATAGTAGTCAAcctcatatactgtatacacaaacactgtaaacCACACAAAGACGAAGCACTTTTCTTTCTTGATGATTATTGGATGCAAAATGAATCAGTATGACTCAAACTAAATATCCAAAGGCAGAGTTTAGACCTGTTTGGGATGAGGGTTGTCataataccagaattttaaactttgttagGATGatagtaaaaatcaaactttactAATACCTGTTGATACCACAGCAATGACAGAAAGAAGCCCCAGATTGCCAGTCTTGGCTAATTTGAGGGTTTTAATTGccaaaactcctgcacatcgaCTCTCTATTGcataaaaacattgatgaaatGTTGGTCcagaaacattgccaatgtttAAGTGCAATTAAGAgtatctcctcctctgctctctgaccaTTTGTCAGAGGCATACCAGTCAACATTCCTGCATTTTTATGAGACGCCAAATGGACTTGAGAGACGTCCGAACTTGGAATCTGAACAGACAGCCActaatttctctctttttctgtcgcTTTTGGTTGAAAACATGACAGACAATCTGGAGTTTATGAACTTCCCTTGTGGATTAAGACGTCTGTTAACCTCGGGAGGAGGCTATTATTAGCTTTGTGGTTTTGCACTCTGGATGGTAGAAGACAGGGTACGGCCATGAACGTGTCTTTGTCCGTTAAAGTGCCAGGTGCTGTTTCGTTCACCACAACCCTCGTAGTGATTGTAGCTCACATCTGGCCCAACCTGATGTGGCTGATAATCACATGAATGTTGCAGAAGTTGTTTGATGCAGCCTCTAGATTAAACATCAGTGGGATGTGAGAAGAAATCCCTTTAGCCGGGGTTAATATGTTTGAATCATACTGACTCCTTTGGTTTCTCAGCTTTGGTTTCACTTTGTAATCTTTCTGACACATAAAACCTTTTATAATGAGACGGCTGTGTGTAGGCTAAGGCCCAATCCCAATTCTACCACTTGGCCCTCTTAGTTCTGAAGTGCCCTGGATTTGATGGTGGCTCGTGGGAACAGACCTACAAGGAGTAGAAAATCAAGTTCTATTGGCATTGTGAAGGGAGAGATTGAATATAATCAACATACTCCATTGTGTTGTCATTAAAGTCATATATTCAAGGAAATTGTAGGAATTTCGCACGATTATTTCTAAAGACTTTGGCTTCCTTGTCCACACAAATATTCGTCTTTCATGTTACACTGTCTTGGGAATGGTTCTTTACTTCTACCATTCCTCTTGGGGTGTACATCTTAAACACTCCCTTTGGGGAGCTAGATGAGCCCCACCCCTCGATCTGTAAGAGATACAGGACGACCTATGTCTTTGTGGCAGTGCTCAAAATGGAGAAGCCGTGCCAAGTGGTGGGGCCAAGGGCTGGAATTGGAATTGGGATCGGACcttgggagtgctggactggtCATTGGTAGATTTTGTATTCACTTTCACGGTAGGGCACAAAAGGAATTTATTTGTTCACCTCAATGAGTATCCCTCATTTCCTGTCCAGGGTTGCTTCTGTCAGCTCGACCTTAAGCGAGTATTGTCCATCTCTAGATCGACCTGGTGGTCTGTTCCTATATATACATGTACACAGTTATGCATGTTCACATTTGGATGCTCCTATACTGCACACTTCTTTCTCCCttcaatataaaaacaatcacatatCAGTCCAGGTTGTATGAAGGGTTGTGacggagaagaaggagggaggcagGTGGCGAGCACTCAGATATGACCGGTTTAAGATCAGCAGAATCTCGTAGTCTAGTCATTCCAtcggtatatatatatatatatatatacatataatataTGAAtgtaatgacaggaagagaaggagattCAGAACTATTGGGACTTTCCTTTGTGGCTGATGAGAGATCTTTAAACTCACCATGTAGCACCCTCACTGATCGAATGTATGCAGGATAAGTGAAAGCTCATTCACGGCACCACAGCAAACTCAGGGAACCTGACGAACCTCATTCAACCTGGAAGAAGTCCACAACCATACCAGACAGTAATCACATGGATGTGTTTGCTTTAGAGATCATTTTGGAACAAACTTATTACTTTGTGAGCTTTGAAACCAACCTTCTGCTCCTGGGACTGAGCTGACACAGACTC contains:
- the LOC132956473 gene encoding protein bicaudal D homolog 1-like isoform X4, producing the protein MAAGGAGCGETVEQCRAEVERLTRELAEANREKVRAAECGLVVLEENQSLKQQYADLEAEQEALKQELEQLQEAFGQAYSTQRKVAEDGETNEETLLQESASKEAYYMGRLLELQRELKHSRATAANCQTDNEHLSGLLQELREGNEMLELQRSRMREEIREYKFREARLLQDYTELEEENISLQKLVSTLKQNQVEYEGLKHEIKVLEEEMEVLNSQLQDALRLKDISDGQLEESLESLKSEREQKNHLRRELVHHLSMCDVAFTGSAHLTFTSAPPSGNATPTTLMSPNTEEPSRCNGHLQGGTAAGTAAGSGSRSNGEYRASGRKAEGASTADLFSELNLTEIQKLKQQLMTVEREKAALTSSLQESQTQLQHTQGALTEQHEKTLRLSQRVITLRRLHRRAQLHQEAYSSTTLHPEALMELNRDEGEAAEEEEGKPEEEEKSETLNKSQVFSYQTPGLEIMQCKYRVAVTEVVELKAEVKALHDRLAQSAAEEKPRRNSLLQKMERQVASLEKSCREGREKISSLEAALQTAQSSANESQGALTAAQDELVTLSEELAQLYHHVCLCNNETPNRVMLDYYRQGRGLRGLSASLKAMSSDNSKVLLTPRLARRLAAVASSTLTPAESRSPSESPSREPLSREGGKEEKEGDRESLQVPSEQSLPPTRSPSISASSSSSSSSSPALEPAGELRREPMNIYNLNAIIRDQVKHLQRAVDRSLLLSRQRAAARELAPLLDKDKESCLEEILKLKSLLSTKREQIATLRLVLKANKQTAEGALANLKSKYEAEKSMVTDTMMKLRNELKALKEDAATFSSLRAMFATRCDEYVTQLDEMQRQLAAAEDEKKTLNSLLRMAIQQKLALTQRLEDLAFDQEQTHRTRGSRLTRRKTITPKVSHPASASASDPTQGSTSALAPVSLSLSSLTSPTSILDDPSAPLSPSMVSAAAAALASALASPSSHLPPRSPSSQAVASLAGPLSQESPPSLEAPSSTSTRTQPSTPMKLAHSQWTLGVRTFVVDSHSYSVNISPTLPHSSSICRHYTPDTHTSPPSSSTTTTTTRPTQPGSAPSSPYRSPILGLRRSTWSPSARTRPLSTLSRSSAFHTPSLSSPYSSSPFPTSTHNYSSAYYSSSSGFTPSSPYLASSSPSSYTHSSHYTPLYPRYYSSYRPRH
- the LOC132956473 gene encoding protein bicaudal D homolog 1-like isoform X7, with translation MAAGGAGCGETVEQCRAEVERLTRELAEANREKVRAAECGLVVLEENQSLKQQYADLEAEQEALKQELEQLQEVGSAGAFGQAYSTQRKVAEDGETNEETLLQESASKEAYYMGRLLELQRELKHSRATAANCQTDNEHLSGLLQELREQGNEMLELQRSRMREEIREYKFREARLLQDYTELEEENISLQKLVSTLKQNQVEYEGLKHEIKVLEEEMEVLNSQLQDALRLKDISDGQLEESLESLKSEREQKNHLRRELVHHLSMCDVAFTGSAHLTFTSAPPSGNATPTTLMSPNTEEPSRCNGHLQGGTAAGTAAGSGSRSNGEYRASGRKAEGASTADLFSELNLTEIQKLKQQLMTVEREKAALTSSLQESQTQLQHTQGALTEQHEKTLRLSQRVITLRRLHRRAQLHQEAYSSTTLHPEALMELNRDEGEAAEEEEGKPEEEEKSETLNKSQVFSYQTPGLEIMQCKYRVAVTEVVELKAEVKALHDRLAQSAAEEKPRRNSLLQKMERQVASLEKSCREGREKISSLEAALQTAQSSANESQGALTAAQDELVTLSEELAQLYHHVCLCNNETPNRVMLDYYRQGRGLRGLSASLKAMSSDNSKVLLTPRLARRLAAVASSTLTPAESRSPSESPSREPLSREGGKEEKEGDRESLQVPSEQSLPPTRSPSISASSSSSSSSSPALEPAGELRREPMNIYNLNAIIRDQVKHLQRAVDRSLLLSRQRAAARELAPLLDKDKESCLEEILKLKSLLSTKREQIATLRLVLKANKQTAEGALANLKSKYEAEKSMVTDTMMKLRNELKALKEDAATFSSLRAMFATRCDEYVTQLDEMQRQLAAAEDEKKTLNSLLRMAIQQKLALTQRLEDLAFDQEQTHRTRGSRLTRRKTITPKIVSSLLPQCRSSFPPHS